The bacterium DNA segment GCGGCAACAAGCCGTCATGAAGATTCTAAACGACGATATTGAAGATATAAAGATCCTGTGCGCTCGAGTCAACAGGCCTATGCCAACAGAAATGAAACTTGTCTTCGACGTGAAAACAAGTGACTTGTCTGCAAAGTATCAGTATCAACCTATATACACCAACTCCAAAGATAAGACCGCTTTGACAATTTCCGAGGAATGGTTTGTACGGGTTGCTTCTGAATCAACAGGAGGGGTGTAATCAATGACAATCTTTAAGACAAATCCAAAC contains these protein-coding regions:
- a CDS encoding DUF600 domain-containing protein, yielding MNDSFENRFSELQADMVSICLEYAERMADKVFIYASCEGDIISSNFFYQVNGQLKKKHKLNDDTDRHCDTSVKRQQAVMKILNDDIEDIKILCARVNRPMPTEMKLVFDVKTSDLSAKYQYQPIYTNSKDKTALTISEEWFVRVASESTGGV